One Vigna unguiculata cultivar IT97K-499-35 chromosome 11, ASM411807v1, whole genome shotgun sequence DNA window includes the following coding sequences:
- the LOC114168473 gene encoding pentatricopeptide repeat-containing protein At5g04780, mitochondrial-like isoform X2, giving the protein MIRSGYEDNLFLCSALIDFYAKCFAVLDAKKVFSGIRTHDQVSWTSLITGLSINGQGINAFLLFKEMLCTQIKPNCLTFVSVISACVGQNGGLQHCSALHTHIIKQGCDTNNFVVSSLIDCYANQGQIDDVVLLFVETSEKDIVVYNSMISGYSKNLCSDDALKLFVEMRGRNLGITDHTLCTILNACSSLALLLQGRQVHSLVIKMGSERNVFVASALIDMYSKGGDIDEAQRVLDQTSEKNNVLWTSMIMGYAQCGRSSEALELFDCLPTKQELVPDHICFTAVLTACNHAGLLDKGVEYFNKMTTNYGLSPDIDQYACLIDLYARKGSLSKARDLMQEMPYDPNYVIWSSFLSSCNIYGNVELGKEAADQLIKMEPCNAAPYLTLAHVYARKGLWNEVAEVRRVMQQKRMRKRAGWSWVEVDKL; this is encoded by the coding sequence ATGATTCGATCTGGATATGAAGATAATTTGTTCCTCTGCAGTGCGCTGATTGATTTCTATGCCAAATGTTTTGCTGTTCTGGATGCAAAGAAGGTATTTAGTGGCATCAGAACACATGATCAAGTTTCATGGACTTCACTTATAACGGGATTATCGATCAACGGACAAGGAATAAATGCCTTCTTGTTGTTCAAAGAGATGCTATGCACCCAAATTAAGCCCAATTGTCTTACCTTTGTTAGTGTGATTAGTGCCTGTGTTGGGCAAAATGGTGGCCTTCAACATTGCTCTGCTCTTCATACTCATATCATCAAGCAGGGATGTGATACTAACAATTTTGTGGTCAGCTCATTGATTGATTGTTATGCAAATCAGGGACAAATTGATGATGTTGTACTCTTATTTGTTGAAACTAGTGAGAAGGATATTGTTGTGTACAATTCTATGATCTCTGGATATTCTAAAAACCTGTGCAGCGACGATGCATTGAAGCTGTTTGTAGAAATGAGGGGGCGAAATTTGGGTATTACTGATCATACTTTATGTACGATTCTAAATGCTTGTAGCAGCCTTGCATTGCTCCTTCAGGGAAGGCAAGTGCACTCTCTTGTTATTAAAATGGGTTCGGAAAGGAATGTGTTTGTGGCCAGTGCTTTGATTGATATGTATTCAAAAGGTGGCGATATTGACGAGGCTCAACGCGTGTTGGATCAGACTTCTGAGAAGAATAATGTGTTGTGGACATCCATGATCATGGGTTATGCTCAATGTGGGAGAAGTTCAGAGGCTTTGGAACTTTTTGATTGTCTACCGACCAAGCAAGAGTTAGTTCCTGATCATATCTGCTTCACTGCTGTCTTAACAGCTTGTAATCATGCAGGATTGCTTGACAAAGGGGTGGAATACTTCAACAAAATGACAACAAATTATGGCTTGTCTCCAGATATTGATCAATATGCTTGCTTGATTGATCTGTATGCTAGAAAAGGGAGTTTGAGTAAGGCAAGGGATTTAATGCAAGAAATGCCCTATGATCCTAATTATGTAATTTGGAGCTCTTTCTTGAGTTCGTGTAATATATATGGCAATGTAGAACTTGGGAAGGAGGCTGCTGATCAACTTATTAAGATGGAACCATGTAATGCAGCACCATATTTAACATTAGCACATGTCTATGCAAGAAAAGGTTTATGGAATGAAGTAGCTGAAGTTAGAAGGGTTATGCAAcagaagagaatgagaaaacGTGCAGGGTGGAGTTGGGTGGAGGTAGATAAGTTGTAG
- the LOC114168473 gene encoding pentatricopeptide repeat-containing protein At2g13600-like isoform X1, with translation MVHCSSSFAYGFTHRLFGKPCSKPASICGAIESLSTVNGPTRKPVKYALCNALSSYAKTRNWRLGIQIHAFMIRSGYEDNLFLCSALIDFYAKCFAVLDAKKVFSGIRTHDQVSWTSLITGLSINGQGINAFLLFKEMLCTQIKPNCLTFVSVISACVGQNGGLQHCSALHTHIIKQGCDTNNFVVSSLIDCYANQGQIDDVVLLFVETSEKDIVVYNSMISGYSKNLCSDDALKLFVEMRGRNLGITDHTLCTILNACSSLALLLQGRQVHSLVIKMGSERNVFVASALIDMYSKGGDIDEAQRVLDQTSEKNNVLWTSMIMGYAQCGRSSEALELFDCLPTKQELVPDHICFTAVLTACNHAGLLDKGVEYFNKMTTNYGLSPDIDQYACLIDLYARKGSLSKARDLMQEMPYDPNYVIWSSFLSSCNIYGNVELGKEAADQLIKMEPCNAAPYLTLAHVYARKGLWNEVAEVRRVMQQKRMRKRAGWSWVEVDKL, from the coding sequence ATGGTGCATTGTTCAAGCTCTTTTGCTTATGGTTTCACGCACAGATTATTTGGCAAACCGTGTTCTAAACCTGCTAGCATCTGTGGAGCAATAGAGTCATTAAGCACAGTGAATGGACCAACGAGGAAGCCAGTAAAATATGCTCTTTGTAATGCACTTAGTTCTTATGCAAAAACCCGGAATTGGCGTTTGGGTATACAAATCCATGCTTTCATGATTCGATCTGGATATGAAGATAATTTGTTCCTCTGCAGTGCGCTGATTGATTTCTATGCCAAATGTTTTGCTGTTCTGGATGCAAAGAAGGTATTTAGTGGCATCAGAACACATGATCAAGTTTCATGGACTTCACTTATAACGGGATTATCGATCAACGGACAAGGAATAAATGCCTTCTTGTTGTTCAAAGAGATGCTATGCACCCAAATTAAGCCCAATTGTCTTACCTTTGTTAGTGTGATTAGTGCCTGTGTTGGGCAAAATGGTGGCCTTCAACATTGCTCTGCTCTTCATACTCATATCATCAAGCAGGGATGTGATACTAACAATTTTGTGGTCAGCTCATTGATTGATTGTTATGCAAATCAGGGACAAATTGATGATGTTGTACTCTTATTTGTTGAAACTAGTGAGAAGGATATTGTTGTGTACAATTCTATGATCTCTGGATATTCTAAAAACCTGTGCAGCGACGATGCATTGAAGCTGTTTGTAGAAATGAGGGGGCGAAATTTGGGTATTACTGATCATACTTTATGTACGATTCTAAATGCTTGTAGCAGCCTTGCATTGCTCCTTCAGGGAAGGCAAGTGCACTCTCTTGTTATTAAAATGGGTTCGGAAAGGAATGTGTTTGTGGCCAGTGCTTTGATTGATATGTATTCAAAAGGTGGCGATATTGACGAGGCTCAACGCGTGTTGGATCAGACTTCTGAGAAGAATAATGTGTTGTGGACATCCATGATCATGGGTTATGCTCAATGTGGGAGAAGTTCAGAGGCTTTGGAACTTTTTGATTGTCTACCGACCAAGCAAGAGTTAGTTCCTGATCATATCTGCTTCACTGCTGTCTTAACAGCTTGTAATCATGCAGGATTGCTTGACAAAGGGGTGGAATACTTCAACAAAATGACAACAAATTATGGCTTGTCTCCAGATATTGATCAATATGCTTGCTTGATTGATCTGTATGCTAGAAAAGGGAGTTTGAGTAAGGCAAGGGATTTAATGCAAGAAATGCCCTATGATCCTAATTATGTAATTTGGAGCTCTTTCTTGAGTTCGTGTAATATATATGGCAATGTAGAACTTGGGAAGGAGGCTGCTGATCAACTTATTAAGATGGAACCATGTAATGCAGCACCATATTTAACATTAGCACATGTCTATGCAAGAAAAGGTTTATGGAATGAAGTAGCTGAAGTTAGAAGGGTTATGCAAcagaagagaatgagaaaacGTGCAGGGTGGAGTTGGGTGGAGGTAGATAAGTTGTAG
- the LOC114169994 gene encoding endochitinase PR4: protein MGNKLLFVLVAVALVTVPKNVSAQNCGCAEGLCCSQYGYCGTGEEYCGTGCQQGPCTSSSSPSNNVNVADIVTDAFFNGIIDQADSDCVGKSFYTRDAFLSALDSYTDFGRVGSEDDSKREIAAAFAHFTHETGHFCYIEEIDGASKDYCDEDSIAQYPCSSSRGYHGRGPIQLSWNFNYGPAGEANNFDGLGAPETVSNDVVVSFKTALWYWMQHVRPVINQGFGATIRAINGQLECDGANPSTVQARVNYYTEYCRQLDVDTGDNLTC from the exons ATGGGAAACAAATTGCTTTTCGTTCTTGTAGCAGTGGCTCTCGTCACGGTGCCAAAAAACGTGAGTGCTCAGAACTGTGGTTGTGCTGAAGGGTTATGCTGCAGCCAATACGGGTACTGTGGAACCGGTGAAGAATACTGCGGCACAGGGTGCCAGCAGGGTCCTTGTACCTCGTCAAGTTCCCCGAGCAACAACGTTAATGTTGCCGACATTGTCACAGACGCGTTTTTCAACGGCATAATCGATCAAGCTGATTCTGATTGTGTTGGCAAGAGCTTTTACACAAGAGATGCTTTCCTCAGTGCTCTCGATTCCTACACCGACTTTGGCAGAGTTGGTTCCGAGGATGACTCCAAGCGCGAGATTGCAGCTGCTTTTGCCCATTTCACACACGAAACTGGAC ATTTTTGTTACATCGAAGAGATTGATGGTGCGAGCAAGGACTACTGCGACGAGGATTCGATTGCACAGTATCCATGTTCTTCGAGCAGAGGGTACCACGGTCGTGGCCCGATCCAATTGTCGTGGAACTTCAACTATGGACCAGCAGGGGAGGCTAACAACTTCGATGGATTGGGCGCGCCGGAAACAGTGTCGAACGATGTTGTCGTGTCTTTCAAGACAGCGTTGTGGTACTGGATGCAACACGTGCGGCCTGTCATAAACCAGGGGTTCGGTGCAACCATCAGAGCCATCAATGGTCAACTCGAGTGTGATGGTGCAAACCCCTCTACTGTTCAGGCTCGCGTTAATTACTACACAGAATACTGCAGACAATTGGATGTGGACACTGGTGATAATCTTACTTGCTAA
- the LOC114169996 gene encoding uncharacterized protein LOC114169996: MGSSLSSSKRVENSLSNSGDFDSVCDSAFSHCLALTQHAFHGVLPYQLKTASDYIHANATHALLRKWVPAPPDRTQIDAALRRLPPNPDDDTLPLPLFKQWAYHLYTDAVVSAASKALMVRLPVGVAGIVGIGAVTRPPPQLVGTFVGAYSLAVTLSIFLGLSSQ, encoded by the coding sequence ATGGGGTCATCGTTATCGTCGTCAAAGAGAGTGGAGAATAGTTTGTCAAACTCGGGCGATTTTGACTCGGTATGTGACTCAGCCTTCTCCCACTGCCTCGCTCTCACTCAGCACGCTTTCCATGGAGTGCTTCCGTACCAACTCAAAACCGCCTCCGACTACATCCACGCCAACGCCACCCACGCGCTCCTCCGAAAGTGGGTCCCAGCACCACCCGATCGCACTCAAATCGACGCCGCACTCCGCCGCCTCCCTCCGAATCCCGATGACGACACCCTCCCACTCCCCCTCTTCAAACAATGGGCTTACCACCTCTACACCGACGCCGTCGTCTCCGCCGCCTCCAAAGCGCTCATGGTCCGCCTCCCCGTCGGCGTTGCCGGGATCGTAGGAATCGGCGCCGTCACTCGCCCCCCTCCCCAATTGGTTGGCACCTTCGTCGGAGCCTACTCCCTCGCCGTTACCCTCTCCATTTTTCTTGGCTTATCCTCTCAATAA
- the LOC114169995 gene encoding pentatricopeptide repeat-containing protein At1g62350-like, translating to MILRVSERVALWGFERRFSPSNLNYNRPVTVCGLRSGYKARRRTRILSKESIQVIHALKLAKSPDHVLDAKLSRLLKPDALNLFDELLRQNELSLSLKVFHFIREEVGHDTLLQLYADMILLLGRNMKIDMAEELFSQVSEKGLKPDTRMCGEMIGAYLQAGMTEKAMEIYGSMKEWGCSPDKFIFTVLITNLERNEQQQHQQLVESLKQDCFHYVEFPDKFLQQLQQDKPRKRRVDLV from the exons ATGATTTTGAGAGTCTCTGAGAGGGTTGCGCTATGGGGTTTTGAGCGGCGGTTCTCACCGTCAAATTTGAATTACAACAGACCGGTGACGGTATGCGGCCTCCGTTCAGGCTACAAAGCGCGGCGGCGCACAAGGATACTCTCCAAAGAAAGCATTCAAGTCATTCACGCGCTTAAACTCGCCAAATCCCCCGACCACGTTCTCGACGCCAAACTCTCACGCCTTTTGAAACCCGACGCCTTAAACCTTTTCGACGAATTGCTAAGACAAAACGAACTCAGTTTATCCCTCAAG GTTTTCCACTTCATTCGCGAGGAGGTGGGCCATGATACGCTGCTGCAACTCTACGCCGACATGATTCTGTTGCTCGGAAGAAACATGAAAATCGACATGGCGGAGGAGCTCTTCTCTCAAGTTTCGGAGAAGGGATTGAAACCGGACACGAGGATGTGCGGTGAGATGATTGGGGCGTATTTGCAAGCTGGGATGACGGAGAAGGCGATGGAGATATACGGGTCCATGAAGGAATGGGGTTGTTCCCCCGATAAGTTCATTTTCACTGTACTCATCACAAATTTAGAAAGAAACGAACAACAGCAACATCAACAACTGGTGGAGTCTCTCAAACAAGACTGTTTTCACTATGTGGAGTTTCCTGATAAATTCCTTCAACAACTTCAACAAGATAAA CCCAGAAAGAGACGTGTGGATCTTGTATGA
- the LOC114170079 gene encoding GTPase-activating protein gyp1-like, translating into MSGLSSDQISNVEADCYWCLSKLLDGMQDHYTFAQPGIQRLVFKLKELVRRIDDPVSSHMEEQGLEFLQFAFRWFNCLLIREVPFHLVTRLWDTYLAEGDALPDFLVYIFASFLLTWSEQLQRLDFQELVMFLQHLPTKNWTHQELEMVLSRAFMWHSMFNSCPSHLAN; encoded by the exons ATGTCTGGTTTATCTTCGGATCAAATCTCTAATGTAGAGGCCGACTGCTATTGGTGTTTGTCAAAGTTGCTTGATGGCATGCAAGATCATTATACATTTGCTCAACCAGGAATTCAAAGGCTTGTTTTTAAGTTGAAGGAATTGGTCAGGAGGATTGACG ATCCTGTTTCAAGCCATATGGAGGAGCAAGGACTGGAGTTTCTTCAATTTGCTTTCCGCTGGTTCAACTGTCTTCTAATTCGAGAG GTACCCTTCCATTTGGTCACACGTCTTTGGGACACGTATCTAGCTGAAGGAGATGCCTTACCAGACTTCCTTGTGTATATATTTGCCAGTTTTCTTCTAACG TGGTCAGAGCAGCTCCAGAGGCTTGATTTCCAAGAATTGGTTATGTTCCTTCAACACCTTCCAACAAAGAATTGGACGCACCAGGAGCTGGAGATGGTACTTTCTCGTGCGTTTATGTGGCACAGCATGTTCAACAGTTGTCCCAGCCATTTAGCTAACTGA
- the LOC114168798 gene encoding transcription factor TCP4-like, producing the protein MRSSVGDIVQVEGGHIVRSSGRKDRHSKVYTSKGPRDRRVRLSAHTAIEFYDVQDRLGYDRPSKAVDWLIKKAKSSIDKLAELPPWHPPTHDEEKQNDAAGSSGIVAVEQQQEEHHHHQQQQSESCGYNFQLQRQLGAFISTHVDTDPINFQTNNSSEDLGLSLHCFQDHPGLINWPSQQGANQAPPSNEHQIQTLFAGSTPVAFENHYQRTVTWNNEATTGDHVSRMGFFLNSHPFLGQASASAYAQSETLQSSFSFPVTSSEHQRPQPVHQPSIFGSRFVSDGLAGFCIPDRIQSVEENHGVASNRPSSSPSSIH; encoded by the coding sequence ATGAGGAGCAGTGTAGGAGATATTGTTCAAGTGGAAGGAGGACACATTGTTAGGTCCTCGGGAAGAAAAGATCGGCACAGCAAGGTGTATACTTCCAAAGGGCCTCGTGATCGCCGGGTTAGACTCTCAGCACACACAGCCATTGAGTTCTATGACGTTCAAGACAGACTTGGCTATGACAGACCAAGCAAGGCTGTGGACTGGCTCATCAAGAAGGCAAAGTCTTCCATTGACAAGCTTGCTGAGCTTCCTCCATGGCATCCACCTACTCATGATGAGGAAAAGCAGAATGATGCTGCAGGATCAAGTGGAATCGTGGCCGTTGAACAACAACAAGAagaacatcatcatcatcaacaacaacagTCAGAGTCTTGTGGCTACAACTTTCAGCTCCAGAGGCAACTGGGGGCCTTTATTTCTACCCATGTTGACACTGACCCCATCAATTTTCAAACCAACAACTCCTCGGAAGATCTTGGCCTATCTCTCCACTGTTTCCAAGACCACCCTGGCCTTATTAATTGGCCATCTCAACAAGGTGCAAATCAAGCACCTCCTTCAAATGAACACCAAATCCAAACCCTTTTTGCTGGCTCAACCCCAGTTGCGTTTGAGAACCATTATCAAAGAACTGTGACTTGGAACAATGAAGCAACAACCGGGGATCATGTGAGCAGAATGGGGTTCTTTCTCAACTCACACCCATTTCTAGGCCAAGCTTCTGCTTCAGCTTATGCCCAAAGTGAGACCCTTCAGTCCAGTTTTTCATTTCCGGTGACTTCCTCTGAGCATCAGAGGCCCCAGCCAGTTCACCAACCTTCCATCTTTGGCAGCAGGTTTGTCTCTGATGGGTTAGCCGGGTTCTGCATTCCAGATAGAATTCAAAGTGTGGAAGAGAACCATGGAGTTGCTTCCAATAGGCCATCTTCTTCTCCTAGTTCTATCCACTGA